One window of Methanothermobacter tenebrarum genomic DNA carries:
- a CDS encoding ATP-dependent DNA ligase, with translation MEYKNLAKLYNRLESTTKRLEKTVIIADFLKKTDTKLLPIVTLLLLGRVFPTWSEEELGIGPKLLMKAISTVTGVSVDEIEEKIREEGDIGKASEVLFKRKAQVTFTPQPLTVKKVYKDLRKLASITGPGAQSKKINILLGIFSLASPIEAKYITRTILEELRVGAGEGIISDAISLAFNIDKEVVERAYMLTNDLGMVAKVAKSEGEAGLRRLSLEPGRPVKPMLAQLAESIESAIEELGEALCETKYDGVRVQIHRKGDEILVFTRRLENISNAVPEIIKRVEKALPGEDFIVEGEIIVNIEGRPGSFQYILQRVKRKYDIEEMITRIPLTLYLFDILYYRKPLIDETFKERRKILESIIKPIKGKIELSKQISVNTENIKDGKLLFKESIKEGHEGIMIKDPNAPYIPGIRGKKMLKYKAEPESLDLVVIGGTYGKGKRAHLVGSYLLAARDDETGELKTVAHAATGLDDKTLKELTERLKKITIEEKGGKIKVKPEIILEVAYSEIVKSPEYESGYSLRFPVVKRIRDDLSLEDVDTIKRIESLFKP, from the coding sequence ATGGAATACAAAAATTTAGCTAAACTCTATAACAGGCTAGAATCAACAACCAAAAGACTAGAAAAGACCGTTATAATAGCCGATTTCCTCAAAAAGACAGACACCAAACTTCTACCAATAGTAACCCTACTCCTTCTAGGTCGTGTTTTCCCAACCTGGAGCGAAGAAGAACTCGGAATCGGCCCAAAACTTCTAATGAAAGCAATATCAACAGTCACTGGTGTGAGTGTTGATGAAATAGAAGAAAAAATCCGCGAAGAAGGCGACATTGGCAAAGCAAGCGAAGTACTATTCAAAAGAAAAGCCCAAGTAACATTCACTCCACAACCCCTCACAGTCAAAAAAGTCTATAAAGACCTTAGAAAATTGGCATCCATAACAGGACCCGGAGCCCAATCAAAAAAGATAAACATACTCCTCGGCATCTTCTCATTAGCCTCCCCAATCGAAGCCAAATATATAACAAGAACAATACTCGAGGAATTAAGGGTGGGGGCTGGTGAGGGTATTATAAGCGACGCCATCTCACTAGCATTCAACATCGACAAAGAAGTTGTTGAAAGAGCCTACATGCTCACCAACGACCTCGGGATGGTGGCCAAGGTCGCCAAGAGTGAAGGCGAAGCCGGACTCCGCAGACTCTCACTAGAACCCGGAAGACCAGTGAAACCAATGCTAGCCCAACTGGCAGAAAGCATAGAATCCGCCATAGAAGAACTGGGGGAGGCCCTCTGCGAAACCAAATATGATGGTGTGCGAGTCCAAATACACAGAAAAGGTGATGAAATCCTCGTATTCACTCGCAGATTAGAAAATATAAGCAACGCGGTCCCTGAGATCATCAAACGCGTGGAAAAGGCCCTACCAGGTGAAGATTTTATAGTGGAGGGGGAAATCATCGTAAACATTGAAGGAAGACCAGGCTCCTTCCAGTACATCCTCCAAAGAGTGAAAAGAAAATACGACATCGAAGAGATGATAACCAGAATACCACTAACACTCTACCTCTTCGACATATTATATTATAGGAAGCCCCTAATAGACGAAACCTTCAAAGAACGGCGCAAGATCCTAGAATCCATAATCAAGCCCATAAAAGGTAAAATAGAATTAAGTAAACAAATAAGCGTCAACACCGAGAACATCAAGGATGGTAAACTACTCTTCAAGGAATCTATAAAAGAAGGACATGAGGGTATAATGATAAAAGATCCAAACGCACCTTACATACCAGGGATACGGGGTAAAAAGATGCTCAAATACAAGGCAGAACCCGAAAGCCTGGATTTAGTGGTTATTGGTGGAACATACGGCAAAGGAAAACGCGCACACCTTGTAGGATCATATCTTCTAGCTGCAAGGGATGATGAAACCGGTGAACTGAAGACAGTAGCACATGCTGCAACAGGCCTAGATGATAAAACCCTCAAAGAACTCACAGAAAGACTGAAGAAGATAACGATAGAAGAAAAGGGGGGGAAAATCAAAGTAAAACCTGAGATAATCCTAGAAGTAGCATATAGTGAAATAGTCAAAAGCCCAGAATATGAAAGCGGATACTCCCTCCGATTTCCAGTTGTGAAAAGGATAAGAGACGACCTCAGCCTAGAAGACGTTGACACCATAAAACGTATAGAATCACTCTTCAAACCATGA